One window from the genome of Gopherus evgoodei ecotype Sinaloan lineage chromosome 2, rGopEvg1_v1.p, whole genome shotgun sequence encodes:
- the PDP1 gene encoding pyruvate dehyrogenase phosphatase catalytic subunit 1 isoform X3, translated as MLAASCCDRRMCVCPGPRRIAIPVRSSRLPLFSDAMPAPTQLFPLIRNCEIGRIYNTVCYCHHKHLCCLSPHLAHNHLRCAPQKKLATLCPKENFHQFIHARSYVSTPQRFYLTPPQVNSILKANEYSFKVPEFDGKNVSSILGFDSNQLPANAPIEDRRSAATCLQTRGMLLGVFDGHAGCACSQAVSERLFYYIAVSLLPHETLLEIENAVESGRALLPILQWHKHPNDYFSKEASKLYFNSLRTYWQELIDLNTGETTDVKEALINAFKRLDNDISLEAQVGDPNSFLNYLVLRVAFSGATACVAHVDGVDLHIANTGDSRAMLGVQEEDGSWSAVTLSYDHNAQNESEIERVKLEHPKSEEKSVVKQDRLLGLLMPFRAFGDVKFKWSIELQKRVIESGPDQLNDNEYTKFIPPNYHTPPYLTAEPEVIHHKLRPQDKFLVLATDGLWETMHRQDVVRIVGEYLTGVHHQQPIAVGGYKVTLGQMHGLLTERRARISSVFKDQNAATHLIRHAVGNNEFGAVDHERLSKMLSLPEELARMYRDDITIIVVQFNSHIVGACQNEDF; from the exons ATGTTGGCGGCTTCTTGTTGTGAcaggagaatgtgtgtgtgtcccgGGCCCAGGCGGATCG CAATTCCTGTCAGAAGCTCCAGACTGCCATTATTCTCTGATGCCATGCCAGCACCAACTCAACTGTTTCCATTGATTCGTAACTGTGAGATTGGCAGGATATACAATACAGTGTGCTACTGCCATCACAAACATCTTTGTTGTTTGTCACCTCATTTGGCGCACAATCATTTGAGATGTGCACCTCAGAAGAAACTTGCAACGCTCTGTCCAAAAGAGAATTTTCATCAGTTTATCCATGCAAGGAGCTATGTTTCCACACCACAGAGATTTTACCTCACTCCTCCACAAGTCAACAGCATTCTGAAGGCAAATGAATACAGCTTTAAAGTCCCAGAATTTGATGGCAAAAATGTAAGTTCTATTCTTGGCTTTGATAGCAACCAGTTGCCTGCTAACGCTCCAATAGAAGACCGGAGGAGTGCGGCGACATGCTTACAAACAAGAGGAATGCTTCTAGGTGTATTTGATGGCCATGCAGGTTGTGCTTGTTCTCAGGCTGTCAGTGAAAGACTCTTCTACTACATTGCTGTCTCTTTGTTACCTCATGAGACTCTACTTGAAATAGAAAATGCAGTGGAGAGTGGCCGTGCCCTGTTGCCCATCCTACAGTGGCACAAGCATCCCAATGATTATTTTAGTAAGGAAGCTTCCAAACTGTATTTCAATAGTTTAAGAACTTACTGGCAGGAGCTCATAGACCTCAACACTGGAGAGACTACTGATGTAAAAGAGGCTTTAATTAATGCTTTCAAGAGGCTTGATAATGATATTTCATTAGAAGCTCAAGTGGGAGATCCAAACTCTTTTCTCAATTACTTGGTACTGCGAGTGGCCTTTTCAGGAGCAACCGCCTGCGTGGCTCACGTAGATGGTGTTGATTTGCATATTGCTAATACTGGTGACAGCAGGGCAATGCTTGGTGTTCAAGAAGAAGATGGATCTTGGTCTGCAGTCACTCTGTCCTATGATCATAATGCACAGAATGAAAGTGAAATAGAACGAGTAAAACTGGAGCATCCAAAGTCTGAAGAGAAAAGTGTTGTGAAACAAGATAGGCTATTAGGCTTATTGATGCCTTTCAGAGCTTTTGGTGATGTGAAGTTCAAATGGAGCATTGAACTTCAGAAGAGAGTTATAGAATCGGGACCAGATCAGTTGAATGACAATGAGTACACCAAGTTTATCCCTCCTAACTATCACACTCCTCCATATCTCACAGCTGAGCCAGAGGTCATACATCACAAACTAAGGCCTCAGGATAAATTCCTGGTGTTGGCTACAGATGGCCTGTGGGAGACCATGCATAGGCAGGATGTGGTTAGAATTGTAGGAGAGTATCTCACTGGAGTTCACCACCAACAGCCAATAGCTGTTGGTGGTTATAAGGTAACTCTGGGACAGATGCACGGTCTTCTAACAGAAAGGAGAGCCAGAATCTCCTCCGTATTTAAAGATCAGAATGCAGCAACTCATCTGATACGTCATGCAGTGGGGAATAATGAGTTTGGTGCTGTCGATCATGAACGGCTGTCCAAGATGCTTAGTCTTCCTGAAGAGTTGGCTAGGATGTACAGAGATGACATTACAATTATTGTGGTGCAGTTCAACTCTCATATTGTAGGTGCATGTCAAAATGAGGATTTCTGA
- the PDP1 gene encoding pyruvate dehyrogenase phosphatase catalytic subunit 1 isoform X1, translating to MCVCPGPRRIAIPVRSSRLPLFSDAMPAPTQLFPLIRNCEIGRIYNTVCYCHHKHLCCLSPHLAHNHLRCAPQKKLATLCPKENFHQFIHARSYVSTPQRFYLTPPQVNSILKANEYSFKVPEFDGKNVSSILGFDSNQLPANAPIEDRRSAATCLQTRGMLLGVFDGHAGCACSQAVSERLFYYIAVSLLPHETLLEIENAVESGRALLPILQWHKHPNDYFSKEASKLYFNSLRTYWQELIDLNTGETTDVKEALINAFKRLDNDISLEAQVGDPNSFLNYLVLRVAFSGATACVAHVDGVDLHIANTGDSRAMLGVQEEDGSWSAVTLSYDHNAQNESEIERVKLEHPKSEEKSVVKQDRLLGLLMPFRAFGDVKFKWSIELQKRVIESGPDQLNDNEYTKFIPPNYHTPPYLTAEPEVIHHKLRPQDKFLVLATDGLWETMHRQDVVRIVGEYLTGVHHQQPIAVGGYKVTLGQMHGLLTERRARISSVFKDQNAATHLIRHAVGNNEFGAVDHERLSKMLSLPEELARMYRDDITIIVVQFNSHIVGACQNEDF from the exons atgtgtgtgtgtcccgGGCCCAGGCGGATCG CAATTCCTGTCAGAAGCTCCAGACTGCCATTATTCTCTGATGCCATGCCAGCACCAACTCAACTGTTTCCATTGATTCGTAACTGTGAGATTGGCAGGATATACAATACAGTGTGCTACTGCCATCACAAACATCTTTGTTGTTTGTCACCTCATTTGGCGCACAATCATTTGAGATGTGCACCTCAGAAGAAACTTGCAACGCTCTGTCCAAAAGAGAATTTTCATCAGTTTATCCATGCAAGGAGCTATGTTTCCACACCACAGAGATTTTACCTCACTCCTCCACAAGTCAACAGCATTCTGAAGGCAAATGAATACAGCTTTAAAGTCCCAGAATTTGATGGCAAAAATGTAAGTTCTATTCTTGGCTTTGATAGCAACCAGTTGCCTGCTAACGCTCCAATAGAAGACCGGAGGAGTGCGGCGACATGCTTACAAACAAGAGGAATGCTTCTAGGTGTATTTGATGGCCATGCAGGTTGTGCTTGTTCTCAGGCTGTCAGTGAAAGACTCTTCTACTACATTGCTGTCTCTTTGTTACCTCATGAGACTCTACTTGAAATAGAAAATGCAGTGGAGAGTGGCCGTGCCCTGTTGCCCATCCTACAGTGGCACAAGCATCCCAATGATTATTTTAGTAAGGAAGCTTCCAAACTGTATTTCAATAGTTTAAGAACTTACTGGCAGGAGCTCATAGACCTCAACACTGGAGAGACTACTGATGTAAAAGAGGCTTTAATTAATGCTTTCAAGAGGCTTGATAATGATATTTCATTAGAAGCTCAAGTGGGAGATCCAAACTCTTTTCTCAATTACTTGGTACTGCGAGTGGCCTTTTCAGGAGCAACCGCCTGCGTGGCTCACGTAGATGGTGTTGATTTGCATATTGCTAATACTGGTGACAGCAGGGCAATGCTTGGTGTTCAAGAAGAAGATGGATCTTGGTCTGCAGTCACTCTGTCCTATGATCATAATGCACAGAATGAAAGTGAAATAGAACGAGTAAAACTGGAGCATCCAAAGTCTGAAGAGAAAAGTGTTGTGAAACAAGATAGGCTATTAGGCTTATTGATGCCTTTCAGAGCTTTTGGTGATGTGAAGTTCAAATGGAGCATTGAACTTCAGAAGAGAGTTATAGAATCGGGACCAGATCAGTTGAATGACAATGAGTACACCAAGTTTATCCCTCCTAACTATCACACTCCTCCATATCTCACAGCTGAGCCAGAGGTCATACATCACAAACTAAGGCCTCAGGATAAATTCCTGGTGTTGGCTACAGATGGCCTGTGGGAGACCATGCATAGGCAGGATGTGGTTAGAATTGTAGGAGAGTATCTCACTGGAGTTCACCACCAACAGCCAATAGCTGTTGGTGGTTATAAGGTAACTCTGGGACAGATGCACGGTCTTCTAACAGAAAGGAGAGCCAGAATCTCCTCCGTATTTAAAGATCAGAATGCAGCAACTCATCTGATACGTCATGCAGTGGGGAATAATGAGTTTGGTGCTGTCGATCATGAACGGCTGTCCAAGATGCTTAGTCTTCCTGAAGAGTTGGCTAGGATGTACAGAGATGACATTACAATTATTGTGGTGCAGTTCAACTCTCATATTGTAGGTGCATGTCAAAATGAGGATTTCTGA
- the PDP1 gene encoding pyruvate dehyrogenase phosphatase catalytic subunit 1 isoform X2 has product MPAPTQLFPLIRNCEIGRIYNTVCYCHHKHLCCLSPHLAHNHLRCAPQKKLATLCPKENFHQFIHARSYVSTPQRFYLTPPQVNSILKANEYSFKVPEFDGKNVSSILGFDSNQLPANAPIEDRRSAATCLQTRGMLLGVFDGHAGCACSQAVSERLFYYIAVSLLPHETLLEIENAVESGRALLPILQWHKHPNDYFSKEASKLYFNSLRTYWQELIDLNTGETTDVKEALINAFKRLDNDISLEAQVGDPNSFLNYLVLRVAFSGATACVAHVDGVDLHIANTGDSRAMLGVQEEDGSWSAVTLSYDHNAQNESEIERVKLEHPKSEEKSVVKQDRLLGLLMPFRAFGDVKFKWSIELQKRVIESGPDQLNDNEYTKFIPPNYHTPPYLTAEPEVIHHKLRPQDKFLVLATDGLWETMHRQDVVRIVGEYLTGVHHQQPIAVGGYKVTLGQMHGLLTERRARISSVFKDQNAATHLIRHAVGNNEFGAVDHERLSKMLSLPEELARMYRDDITIIVVQFNSHIVGACQNEDF; this is encoded by the coding sequence ATGCCAGCACCAACTCAACTGTTTCCATTGATTCGTAACTGTGAGATTGGCAGGATATACAATACAGTGTGCTACTGCCATCACAAACATCTTTGTTGTTTGTCACCTCATTTGGCGCACAATCATTTGAGATGTGCACCTCAGAAGAAACTTGCAACGCTCTGTCCAAAAGAGAATTTTCATCAGTTTATCCATGCAAGGAGCTATGTTTCCACACCACAGAGATTTTACCTCACTCCTCCACAAGTCAACAGCATTCTGAAGGCAAATGAATACAGCTTTAAAGTCCCAGAATTTGATGGCAAAAATGTAAGTTCTATTCTTGGCTTTGATAGCAACCAGTTGCCTGCTAACGCTCCAATAGAAGACCGGAGGAGTGCGGCGACATGCTTACAAACAAGAGGAATGCTTCTAGGTGTATTTGATGGCCATGCAGGTTGTGCTTGTTCTCAGGCTGTCAGTGAAAGACTCTTCTACTACATTGCTGTCTCTTTGTTACCTCATGAGACTCTACTTGAAATAGAAAATGCAGTGGAGAGTGGCCGTGCCCTGTTGCCCATCCTACAGTGGCACAAGCATCCCAATGATTATTTTAGTAAGGAAGCTTCCAAACTGTATTTCAATAGTTTAAGAACTTACTGGCAGGAGCTCATAGACCTCAACACTGGAGAGACTACTGATGTAAAAGAGGCTTTAATTAATGCTTTCAAGAGGCTTGATAATGATATTTCATTAGAAGCTCAAGTGGGAGATCCAAACTCTTTTCTCAATTACTTGGTACTGCGAGTGGCCTTTTCAGGAGCAACCGCCTGCGTGGCTCACGTAGATGGTGTTGATTTGCATATTGCTAATACTGGTGACAGCAGGGCAATGCTTGGTGTTCAAGAAGAAGATGGATCTTGGTCTGCAGTCACTCTGTCCTATGATCATAATGCACAGAATGAAAGTGAAATAGAACGAGTAAAACTGGAGCATCCAAAGTCTGAAGAGAAAAGTGTTGTGAAACAAGATAGGCTATTAGGCTTATTGATGCCTTTCAGAGCTTTTGGTGATGTGAAGTTCAAATGGAGCATTGAACTTCAGAAGAGAGTTATAGAATCGGGACCAGATCAGTTGAATGACAATGAGTACACCAAGTTTATCCCTCCTAACTATCACACTCCTCCATATCTCACAGCTGAGCCAGAGGTCATACATCACAAACTAAGGCCTCAGGATAAATTCCTGGTGTTGGCTACAGATGGCCTGTGGGAGACCATGCATAGGCAGGATGTGGTTAGAATTGTAGGAGAGTATCTCACTGGAGTTCACCACCAACAGCCAATAGCTGTTGGTGGTTATAAGGTAACTCTGGGACAGATGCACGGTCTTCTAACAGAAAGGAGAGCCAGAATCTCCTCCGTATTTAAAGATCAGAATGCAGCAACTCATCTGATACGTCATGCAGTGGGGAATAATGAGTTTGGTGCTGTCGATCATGAACGGCTGTCCAAGATGCTTAGTCTTCCTGAAGAGTTGGCTAGGATGTACAGAGATGACATTACAATTATTGTGGTGCAGTTCAACTCTCATATTGTAGGTGCATGTCAAAATGAGGATTTCTGA